The window CCTCACACGGTGAAAGCCATTGGGCAAAGACCTCCATTTGAGGTGCTGAGCCTTGCTGGCTCGATTGCGGATGCTCTTCAGATATGAGCTTGCACTGGTAGATGGGCTTGAATTGCCCATCAGATTGAACTTGTGCTAGGAAATGGGCTGCTCCTGTTTTACTGGACTTTAGTCCATTGCAGTTTCTGGAAAACAAATAATGTGGAGTAAGTTTACTGCAGAAAGACCAGAAGGTTCCATAAACAGCCCTGTGGTGTGATAATAAAATCAGGCGTTGGATGTTCACATCTATGTTTTTTTTAGTGTTAACTTTTCAAGGGTGTGATATAAGTCTTGAGTGCTGTATCCTTAGGAGCTTTCAGTTACTGGGCGTTGCTGTGAACAATTAGATTGGCGCAATATAACTGATCATGCGAGTCATTGCAATCAAAATCTCCTGGTTGCCCTGAAATTTACCGTTCGAGGGATGCATCGAGGAATTTGGTATGTGGGGGTAGCCTGCATAAACAGAGCTATACCCATGCTCCTGGCCCTTCCTTAAGGTATCCAAGTTTTATTGCAGAACATGCTTCTATTTTTCTGGGTGATTTAGCCGGGTGGTAAATTTTAGTCTCCTCAAACTGTGGGTTTCAACTGTAAGCTTCAGACAAGGTTCGTCTGGCATCTCGTCACAAGCCTACAGGCATTTACACCAAACTTCATGCAACGAAACAGCTGAGTCGCCTCCAAAGTTTGTACTTCCAGGCACCAAGGGTCTTACCTATAATCAGGAAAGCAGCACCAACGGACGAACCTGATTAAGATACCACACCTACAGTCCTTACAGACAAATGTCAGAAAAAGAAGGCAAAGGGAAAGTTTCTCAAGGCAGAGTACCAAACAGAACACAAGTTGCCTGGCGTCCCTCATCGGCTCATCCTCAGCAGAGCATCCCCCAAAGGGGGAAAAAAAAGACATTGGCACCCACGAATTACAAGCAGTTTTTTTCCTTCAATCCAGCTCAAATTGTCCATGTATTTACGTGTAGCACCATTCCATTATCTTCCTGTGTTGCTTCTTGAGGCTGAAAGCAAAAATGCAAGTAGTTGgctagagaaaaaaaaatagaatgtGGTACTTCCCTTTGGTGATGACTTGAGCACACGAGCAAAAGATACTTAGTCATCCTTCTAAAAAACCTCTCTGCAGCTGCTTCGCATGGTCGAACAAGTTATCTCCCAACAGGTGTGCAGAGCTGCAAGCATAAGGTACCCTTTATTCTAGTGCATTGCGCTACCTAAATCATGATGTAAACATCATAACAGATTAACATGCATATTGGAGAAGCATACCTGCAACAGCAGCTTCCTGGTAAAGCAAGGCTGCTCTTCCAAAGCTTCAGCGAGAAGAGCCATATCAGGTGTAGCGGGTTACTTGCAAGAAACATAGATGGCGAGTATAAATGCGTTCATGGATCCTAGACCTGCCATGACAACAAATAGGCAAATAGCAGCAGCCATTTGCCATGGAATCCAAGCTCCCATTGCTCTTCCTGTACCTAGCATTTGCAGCCTGTTCTGCCAACCAGCACCACGACCCCTCCGTTGTCGGATACTCGCTGGAGGATCTCGCATTGCCGAGCAAACTTCTTGACCTCTTCACATCCTGGTCGGTCAAGCACAGCAAGATCTATGCCAGCCCCAAGGAGAAGGTGAAGAGGTATAGGGTATTCAAGCAGAACCTGATGCACATTGCAGAAACGAACAAGAAGAATGGGAGCTACTGGCTAGGCCTGaatcagtttgctgacatcaCTCACGAAGAGTTCAAGACCAATTATCTGGGATTGAAGCCAGGATTGCCAAAAATGGGTGCACCACCACGTCCTGCAACAGCATTCAGGTATGCCAATGCGGTTAACCTGCCCTGGGCAGTGGACTGGAGGTACAAGGGAGCTGTGACACCAGTCAAGAACCAAGGAAAATGCGGTGAGTGCAGTCTCTGAACAATGCACATTGCAGAAAATCCTATCTCAGCATAATAGCAGTACCAATTCAACCGTAACATGGTGCATTTTAGGGGTGCAAatgggtgacccttaggtgcacctccaaccctctttagttcaaaattttgtactagtttTCTAAATTGAGATATGGTTTTGgaaaattagtataaaattttgaactagagaGGGTTGGAGGGGCACCTAATGGTTACCCATTGGCACCCCTAGTGCATTCTGTGCAGTAATAGAATGGTAACAAGAATACAAATGCTTGCAGGGAGTTGCTGGGCCTTCTCGACGGTGGCAGCAGTTGAAGGGATCAACCAGATCGTGACGGGCAAGCTGGTGTCGCTCTCAGAGCAGGAGCTGATGGACTGCGACACAACGTTTGATCATGGCTGCGGAGGGGGGATCATGGACTTCGCATTCGCTTTCATAATGGGGAACCAGGGCATCCACACTGAGGAGGACTACCCGTACCTCATGGAGGAGGGCTACTGCAAAGAAAAACAGGTTCGCACTCGCATAGGACACAAATCCTTCAGATGTACTAAACTGCATCGCGTGCAGTTCTAACAAAAGGTTTCTTCTTTGCTCTGGCGTGTTTAGCCTGATGCCAGAGTGGTCACGATAACTGGATTTGAGGATGTCCCGGAGAACAGCGAGATCAGCCTGCTGAAAGCGTTGGCTCATCAGCCTGTCAGTGTTGGGATAGCTGCTGGGAGCAAGGACTTCCAGTTCTACAAAGGGGTAAGCAAAATTGTTTGCCTGTATTTTCCGATGGTGTCACAGAGATATATATTTGTAAATTGTAACTTGCGTATGTCGTCTGACTGGTTGGCTGCACAGGGGGTGTTCGACGGGGCCTGCAGCGCCGAGCTTGACCACGCATTGACGGCCGTCGGATACGGCTCATCCTACGGCCAGGACTACATCGTCATGAAGAACTCGTGGGGCATGAACTGGGGAGAGCAAGGGTTCGTCAGGATAAAGAAAGGCACAGGGAAACCCGAGGGCGTCTGTGGAATCTACGCGATGGCTTCCTACCCTGTCAAAAATGCGACGCACTGGGGGGCGTAATTTTGTAACCAATCTTGTAATCCGGACGAAAGCATCGTTACTCAATTCAACCACATGTTAATCAATCGTTACTCCGTGGCGTGTCACGGGGTAGTGAAAATCCTACACATCTCTCGGAAGATCTTAATTTTAACATCGCTGGAATACTCATTTGGATCCAAAATGATTGATGGCAGGGtgatatatgataaataaattattttgtaGGAGTTCGCATTAAAGGTCCCATGGTCTAGTGGTCAGGACATTGGACTCTGAATCCAGTAACCCGAGTTCAAATCTCGGTGggacctcttttttttttgtacttccgcatttgattttctttcctttttttttcagtgTGGCGGCTAACTAATCATTCTAGCCCGAACACGTGCTTTCTTTCCCCTGATTTTTGATGAATGATATGTGTAAATTCGCTGTTAGTGTTGTGTTGGccgaaggaattcagagttcaGCGTCAACAAACGTGCTGGTCCGGGTCTGGGCGTGTCCTCAACAGGTAGTCAGGCATCACGTTTGTTGACAGGTAGTCAGGCATCACGAGTAGCACGAGCGCTCGCTAGTCGCCGGCTACTTGTGCCCGGCCTTTGTTTtatgggaaaattcgattcatgccaccacaactccgtgaaattgggtttcacgttgaaaatcatgccactcaatgacatcgatttcaacatgaaatcaaaaatcgtgaaattgtagtggcatggatccaactgaccctttaTCCGGCCACACCACAACCGCAGTAGAggcacagagagagagagagagagagggcccgGAGAAGATGCATCTGAGCGAGAACGAGGGGATCGAGGGCGTGCGGTTCGCGGTGACCGGCGGGCAGGGATTCGTGGGCGCCGCCCTCTGCCTCgagctgctccgccgcggcgccagGGAGGTCCGGTCCCTCGacctccgcgccgcctccacctggtCCCAGCAGCTCCTCGATGCCGGCGTCCACATCATCCAAGGTCACTGTCTTCCCCTCACCGTCTTCAGTTCAGATCGCTGCCTGCATCACCAAATCACCCGCGGTTTTACTTTGCTCTCGCTGTGGATGTGCTCTGCGAATGTAGTGGTTGCAGAATTTACTGTGTCGTGGTTTGCTGGATTGGAAGAGCTTACTTCACGCGACTTACCGTGTCGTGAGTTGCAGAATTAGATTGCTCTTAGAAGCAAGACGCTTGAGAGTGCTATTACTGTGCCCGTACCACTTGATTTATATGTGTGTATCTAAGTAGGTAGTGCCTCTTGCATAGTTGTTTCTGGATATAGTTACAGTGGCACTAGCACTATCAATCATCACGTCTTGCCTGCAGTCAGTCTCAATTTTTTGCGTTTGATGCAATTGGTTTCCCACATTGTTTTGAGCACTCTTGGTTAAAAATTTTATGGTTTGTGGGATGAATCATCAGTTTCTTCGGTCCTTGTTTTGCAGCGGACATTAGAAAGAAGGATGATGTGGGGAGGGCTTTACACGGAGTGGACTGTGTTTTCCACCTTGCTTCTTATGGCATGTCCGGAAAGGAAATGGTGCAGGCTGGTAGAGCTGACGAGGTTAATATAAACGGGACCTGCAATGTACTCGACGCTTGCCATGAGCATGGTGTCAGAAGGCTTGTGTATGTAAGCACGTACAATGTGGTATTTGGGGGAAAGCCTATTGTCAATGGAAATGAGGCGTTGCCTTATTTTCCAATTGAAGATCATGTTGATGCTTATGGGCGTAGCAAATCAGTTGCTGAACAGTTGGTGCTGAAGAGTAATGGGCGGCCAGCTAAGTAAGTTTTCTCTTCTCCTTTGCTACACTTCAATGCCGTGTACACACTACACAGTAAGCTAACTTCAATATCCTTCTCAAAATAGATATACCCAAATACATGCAAGCAAGGTTGTAAAACCGATAAACCTGTATATAGATCATggaaataattaatttataacaaTGGATTCACCATCAAAGTACTTCCGTATCATTATAATTTTGATATTCTTTTGAGGGTGAACAATTGCAAAAAATGGCAAAATGTGTTTATTTTGTTGAAGATCATGTTGGCGTCCATAACGACAATTAGAAATAAAGAAATATTTTATGCTATCTTTGCACAATTCCTTATATTGTGtcatctttttttaaaaaaaacttgtgaTCTTATTTGGTGAAATCTTACAGGCATGATAAAAGTACTCGTCTTTATACATGTGCAATTCGCCCTGCTGCTATATATGGGCCAGGTGAAGAGCGTCATCTTCCAAGAATCCTGCGCCTTGCAAAGTTGGGGTTGGCATTCTTCAGTATTGGGGGTCCAGATGTCAAGACAGATTGGGTTTATATAGATAATCTAATTCTTGCTCTGATATTGGCAAGCATGGGACTTTTAGATGACATTCCTGACAGGACGGGAACCCCTGTAGCAGCTGGTCAGGCATATTTCATCTGTGATGGTAATTGTTGTTAGCCTTTGTGATGTTGTTAATTTTTACTTAGTAACACTCATGCTGTCGTGCAGGTGCCAATCTTTGTCGGGTTTTTTTCCCCCGTCTACTCAAACTGACAATTTTATTGTTACTTGAGTTTGGGAAAAAAAATTGTGAGCTAATCTAGTAGGAAGACATCCGTGGTTTTTTGGTATTGATTTTTTGCAATATTCCCATCACTAGCGATATATTTTCAATGGATCAACTACAtacatccaaaaaaaaattatatcgcTAGTTCTCTCTTATTCTGAACACTAAAAGTTTGAAGTTTAACGTTTTACATAGTTAAACAGAAGCATTTTTTTTACATAATCCCAAGATTCCATTACTTGAATAACAGAATTATTTGCAATACAAGAACACACTGTTCTGAGAGTTATGTTTATGCCCAGCAATTTCTGAACCTTTGAACAAGTATCCCCTGAAAATTTGTTGGCTATGATCGAGCACGGTGATTATATATGCAGTTGTACATATCATTGCCTTATTGAGCTATAACTGTTTTGCAGGATCACCATGCAACACTTTTGAATTTATCATCAGCCCCCTATTTCGAAGTTTAGGTTATGCAGTTCCTCGAGTGACGCTGGATACCTCTGCTGTCCTTGCCATTTCaagaatatttttatttatatctaCACTGTTCTATCCATGGCTTGATAGTAAATGGATGCCTCAGCCTCTTATTCTTCCTGCTGAAGTGTATAAGGTCAGAGTGTCAGACTCATTGTCATGTTCAATTTTGTCTTCTCTTTTGTGTTGCCAGTTTACCTAATCCAGTATAATTTGAAATAAATATAAATGGTGAGACGCAAGTACAACAGTCATGCCAATTTCATCTTTAGTTTTAAAAAGCAGTCCTTTTCAAGGTGTCTCTCTCTACTGAATTGCTAGTACTTGGCTACCAGACTAGCAAATATACTCTTTGATGTtggacaatttttttttttgaaaattatgtTGGACAAAAATTAAGATAATAGTCCCATGACCCAAGGATATGTAAAAAATATATCTGATTTTGCTTGCTAATTGACAGGTTGGTGTTACACACTACTTTTCATTCTTGAAAGCTAGAAATGAACTTGGCTATGTACCTATGGTGAGCCCTCGGGAAGGCCTGGCTGCAACTATCTCGTATTGGCAAGAGCAGAAGAGAAGGGAACTAGATGGCCCGACTATATTTACTTGGTTAGCTGTTACAATTGGGATGCTTGCTATATTCTGTGCTGCTTGCCTTCCACCCGCCGGCCCGTTGAAATGGGTGCTTGACATCCATTTATTTGTATTTCGCTCATTATTGGTGATTCGGCTAGTCTTTGCGGCAGCAGTTGCAGCGCATTTTGGTGAAGCCGTTTATGCCTGGTTCTTGGCGAAAAAGGTTGATCCAAGGAATGCTGCAGGGTGGTTTTGGCAAACCTTTGCTCTAGGGTTCTTTTCTCTGCGGTATCTGCTCAAGAGAGTGAGAGGGTAAATTGTTTCACATACAAATTGTAATTTGTAACTCTGTAACAGTGATTGCCAGATTCATGCTTGTTACTTTCTTTGGATTATTCATGCTTGCTACTGAGGACATGTACCGTCGAGGGGCGGCGGTGAGAGCCCGTGTGCGGACATCGTACATGGGGACGGTGCGCCATGGATTGTTCTTTGTCCCCATGAACATGATCTTGGTGCCAAAGGCCGCGAATTGACCAGAGCGCCCGTGCGGAGCCTCGAGGCGGAAGACCGCCGGTGGCAAGCGCTGCTCTGCCGTGCCGTCTTCTGTTTCGTCGGAATCAAAGCCCGACGACAAGTCAACCTTGCGGATGCTGTATCCCAGTCCCCAATCATTGAGGACAAGGTAAAGATGCTTCCGCTGCTTAGGGGGTTTGGCTGAACGGCCGCCACCACGCTCGTCGGCCGGCCGCTTCGGCATCTCTGTTCTTGCCCTAGATGATAATTCTCTCTTCGCAATTATTGGGTCTACCCTCGTCAACTCCTTATTACCTGATCCTCTCCGTCCCGTCCACGCTTCTTTTATTGAAGATTTGAGCACTGCAATTTGTATCAAACACAAACTCAATAAAAGAAGGGGAGGCGGCAGTGGGAGGCGAGAAAATTGTAAAAATGGAACTTATGTTAAGATATCCCTTTAATTAAGGGATAATTATGGGCTCATACCAAAACTACCCCTGAAGGGTCATGGCTATAAATAGGACTTGTATATGATCAATAATAAAAGAGAACAAGTTCCATCTACAATCTGTCTACTCTGTGTCAATCTTGTGTGCTGTTTGGAAGGGATACGGGTGATCTTCTGCATCTTCCTCACGCCTCATCTGCTGTGGGAGGGAAAGGAGAAGGATCGAGGATCCGCAACAGCGCCGTAACTTAACACATCATCAGCACGCTCTACCACTTCTCATCAACGACGGTGATGGCTTCGatcaacaagacggagttcaaGGTTCTTGAGCTGAACGGCAAGAACTATCAGACTTGGGCACTTGATTGTGAGTTCCACCTGGAAGCTATGCAACTGACTGCTACGATCGCTAGGCCTGCTGCCGGTGTCCCTGCTCCGCCACCTTATGAGAGGGCAAAAGCTTGCATCTTCCTGAGGCATCACATTCATCCAGACCTGAAGATGGAGTATCTGGAGGTGAAAGACCCTCAGGTGCTGTGGTTGAAGCTTCAGGAGCGCTTCGGCAAGCAGAAGTCAGTGCTCCTCCCACAAGCTAGGCGTGAATGGGGCCAACTCCGTTTTCTTGATTTCAAGTCCGTTGAGGCATATAACGCTGCAATTCACCGTATCGTGGCTCAGCTTCGCTTCTGTGGCCAAGTTGTCACTGAGCTCGGGATGATTGAGAAGACTCTCGAGACTTTCCACCCCACCAACATGGTACTCCAGCAGCAGTATCGCAATAACAAGTACATGAAGTACTGTGATCTCATCAATGTGTTGCTCACTGCGGAGGCTCATAATGAGCTATTGATGAAGAACTTCAACATGCGCCCCGCTGGGACACAGGCACCGCCTGAAGCACATGCCAGTTTCCGCAATAACAAGGGCAAAGGTcctttcaaaaacaagggcgctAAGAATCATGGTCATCATGGACCAAAAGGGGGAAAGTTTAAGAAGCATATGCATGGAGGCCAGAAGTCCAATGGCAATAGCAAGGGCAAATCCCCGCAGGATTCCAAAGGCAATGCAAACGGGGCGAAGCACTCAAAAGAGGGTTGTTTTCGCTGTGGATCAAAGAAACATTGGTCTCGCACATGCACTGCTGAACCACACTTGATTGAGCTGTATCAAGAGTGGAAGAAACGCCAAAACCCGGAGGCACATTTTGTCCAGGCGGCAATAGATGCCAATACAGGATTACACCTCCGGGAGCCATGGGATCCTCCTCAACAGATTGATACAGCAGCTATGGATGTTGATCCTAGTGCTGTGAGAGATGCCACGGCTGGAGGGGAAGATGCCCATATGGGCGATGATGACTACGACCTCGAGGATGAGGATCTCCTTGATGTGTAGTAGCTCATGCAGTTATCGGTCTTTTGCTTTGAAACAATTATTTATTAGCCCGTGTGTTTTATTCCTAGTGGAACAGTTAGTGATCGTCATGTAATAAATGCTCCTGCTGAGCAACTTCATTATTTTATTAGATTGAACATTCGGCATCAATGTTTTGGTTACTAGTATTATTTTAATTGGTTTTTCTCTTGTTCTATTACGTGAGTGTTTTATTCATTATGTATGATGAATTAAATTAGAGCTACCTTTAATAGAACAAGAGCTGGACTTTCCATGATGGAGGTAGACGAAGAACATTGCCTAATTGATAGCGCTGCCACAAATACGATACTTCGAGAGACAAAATATTTTCAGACACTGCAGAAAAAGACTGAAAATATTACCACGATTGCCGGCAGCAATGGCAACATTGTAGGCTCCGGTAGAGCCGTAGTGGTACTCCCTAACAATACTAGAATCTTCATAGAAGAAGCATTTCTTTATCCGGGAGCTGTACGTACTCTCCTCGCATTCAAAGATATTCGTCGCAGTGGCTACCATGTCACAACTGCGTGTGAAAATGGTGCTGAATACCTTCATATCACAACATCAGACGAATGTGAGACACAAGTGGTAGAAAAAGCGTCGGGCACCTCCTCTGGGCTGTACTACATAAAAATTAAGCCACCAGAAGAATATATTGCAATGATGACTATATTTAAAAATCCCGAGTCATTCACAATATGGCATGAAAGACTCGAACACCCTGGATTAAGGATGATGCGAAACATCATAAATAGCTCTGCTGGTCATGGCATTAAAACAACACAAATCCCTAAAGAATTTTTGTGCGTGTCTTGTGCTAAAGGAAAACTAATAACTAAACCCTCTTACCTGAAGATAAAGAATGAGTCCCTGGGTTTCCCGGAGAGAATCCAAGGTGATATATGTGGTCCTGTTCACCCGTTGTCGGGGCGTTTAGATACTTCGTGGTTCTTATAGATGTTTCTACTAGGTGGAGCCATGTATGCCTGTTGTCTACGAGGAACCATGCTTTTGCAAAACTTATTGCCCAGATCATCCGATTGCGTGCTAGTTTCTCGGAGAACCGCATCAAAGCAATTAGGATGGATAATGCTGGAGAGTTTACTTCAAAATCATTTAATGATTATTGTCTTGCTCTGGGCATCAACGTGGAGCACTCCGTGCCCCATGTACACACACAAAACGGGCTTGCTGAATCCTTAATCAAAAGAATAAAATCAATTGCCAAACCGCTCCTACAAGATAGCAGACTCCCCACCAGTTGTTGGCGACATGCAGTGCTGCACACTGCCGCCTTAATCCAATATAGACCATCTGCATATCACTCTGCTTCCCCTCATCAATTAGCGCGTGGACAACAACCAATAATTTTCCATCTGCGAAAATTCGGTTGCGCTGTATATGTACCGATATCACCACCTCAGCGTACCACTATGGGACCTCACTGGAAGTTGGGATTTATGTGGGTTATGACACTCCGTCCATAATCAAATATTTGGAGCCTAAAACTGGGGATCTTTTTACGGCTCGGTACGCTGATAGTATCTTCGATGAAGATAATTTTCCGGCATTAGGGGGAGGATTATACCTTAATAATAAAGAATGCCGAGAAATAGAATGGAGTGCCAGTAGCATTCAATCGCTTGATCCACGCACTAAAGATACCGAACTCGAAGTTCAAAGAATAATACACCTGCAACAATTAGCGAATAATTTGCCAGACGCGTTTACTAATATAAGAGGAGTCTCAAGATCGCATATTCCTGCGGTTAATGCACCGGAGAGAGTGGAAATACCCCTGGAGGGCATGTACTCTATCCAGGTCCCTAATCCTAGGAAAAGGGGGAGAAATCCAGATAACTTAGTACAAGCCAAGCGGGGACGCCGGCAAAGGCAAGTTACTAAAGAAAGTGCATTACACTCCCATTCAGTAGTCCCAGCAGCGACACACCATGAAGGTGAAAGTCCTAGTGCAACTGTGCGCACAAATATAAACAATAGCACTAGGACAACGGAACAACCAGACTCGAGATGATTCAATTGAAGAAATTGCCACAAACTATACGGAATCTGGAGAAGTACATAACATAAAGAATACAAATGTCGACATTAATTTCGTCTCAAAGATCGCAGGCGCGATTGATGATGATCCTGAACCAAAGTCCATGGCAGAGTGCCGGAAGCGCTTAGATTGGTTCAAATGGAAAGAAGCAATAGAGATGGAATTGCGCTCGCTTTCTAAGAGGCAAGTATTTGGGCCAGTCGCCCGCACGTCTCCCAAAGTATTCCCTGTAGGATACAAATGGGTATTTGTCCGAAAGAGGGACGAGAATAATACAGTGGTGAGATATAAAGTGAGGCTCGTAGCACAAGGGTTCACGCAGAGACCCGGCATCGATTATGATGAAACCTATTCTCCGGTTATGAGTGGCATAACGTTCTGATATTTAATATCTATGGTAGCAggtttaaacttaaaaatgcaGATGATGGATGTAGTGACCGCATATCTGTATGGGTCGCTGGAttcggatatatatatatgtatatatatatatgtatatatatatatgtatatatatgtatgaaaGTTCCAGATGGACTGAAAGTTCCGAATATTAAATCAAATCGCAACATGTACAGCGTTAAATTGCAGAGGGCGTTGTACGGGCTTAAACAGTCTAGCCGGATGTGGTACAACTGGCTAAGTGACTTCCTCCTGAAGAAGGGATATGTTAATGACACTGATTCTCCCTGTGTGTTTATTAGGCAATCCCAGAAGGGTTTTTGCATCATCTCAATCTATGTTGATGACTTAAATATCATAGGCTGCACAGAGGACATTGAGAAGGCGAGCACCTACCTCAAGGCGGAGTTTGAAATGAAAGACTTAGGTAAAACCAAGTTTTGCTTGGGCCTGCAGATCGAGCATCTCCCAGAAGGAATTTTTGTACACCAGTCGACCTACACAAAAAAGGGTCTTAGAGAGATTTAATATGTCAAAGGCTCATCCTTTAAAGACTCCTATGGTCGTCAGATCCCTTGAGAAGGATAAAGATCCATTTAGACTGAAAAGTGAAGATGAAAAACCTTTAGGACATGAAGTTCCTTATTGAAGTACTATTGGCGCACTAATGTATCTTGCGAATTGCACCAGACCCGATATTGCATTTGCAGTGAACTTACTAGCTCGTCATAGTGCAAACCCAACCAGAAGACATTGGGTAGGCGTTAAGACAATACTTAGGTACCTAAAGGGTACCCAAGACCTTGGCCTATTTTTCCTGAAGAACCAGAGCTTAAACCTGGTAGGCTATGCAGATGCTGGATATCTGTCAGATCCACATAATGCAAGATCTCAAACTGGTTTTGTCTTCCTCTGTGGAGGTACCACCTTATCTTGGCGATCGTGCAAACAAATTTTGGTAGCAACGTCTACTAACCACTCAGAGATCATTGCATTATATGAAGCCGCACGTGAATGTGCTTGGCTCCGGCGTATGACCAATCATATCCAGAAGTCATGTGGTCTTAGTGTTGTTGATACCCCCACCATTATCTATGAGGATAATACTGCATGTGTTGCA is drawn from Panicum virgatum strain AP13 chromosome 1N, P.virgatum_v5, whole genome shotgun sequence and contains these coding sequences:
- the LOC120653722 gene encoding uncharacterized protein LOC120653722, with amino-acid sequence MASINKTEFKVLELNGKNYQTWALDCEFHLEAMQLTATIARPAAGVPAPPPYERAKACIFLRHHIHPDLKMEYLEVKDPQVLWLKLQERFGKQKSVLLPQARREWGQLRFLDFKSVEAYNAAIHRIVAQLRFCGQVVTELGMIEKTLETFHPTNMVLQQQYRNNKYMKYCDLINVLLTAEAHNELLMKNFNMRPAGTQAPPEAHASFRNNKGKGPFKNKGAKNHGHHGPKGGKFKKHMHGGQKSNGNSKGKSPQDSKGNANGAKHSKEGCFRCGSKKHWSRTCTAEPHLIELYQEWKKRQNPEAHFVQAAIDANTGLHLREPWDPPQQIDTAAMDVDPSAVRDATAGGEDAHMGDDDYDLEDEDLLDV
- the LOC120657018 gene encoding short-chain dehydrogenase/reductase family 42E member 1-like — its product is MHLSENEGIEGVRFAVTGGQGFVGAALCLELLRRGAREVRSLDLRAASTWSQQLLDAGVHIIQADIRKKDDVGRALHGVDCVFHLASYGMSGKEMVQAGRADEVNINGTCNVLDACHEHGVRRLVYVSTYNVVFGGKPIVNGNEALPYFPIEDHVDAYGRSKSVAEQLVLKSNGRPAKHDKSTRLYTCAIRPAAIYGPGEERHLPRILRLAKLGLAFFSIGGPDVKTDWVYIDNLILALILASMGLLDDIPDRTGTPVAAGQAYFICDGSPCNTFEFIISPLFRSLGYAVPRVTLDTSAVLAISRIFLFISTLFYPWLDSKWMPQPLILPAEVYKVGVTHYFSFLKARNELGYVPMVSPREGLAATISYWQEQKRRELDGPTIFTWLAVTIGMLAIFCAACLPPAGPLKWVLDIHLFVFRSLLVIRLVFAAAVAAHFGEAVYAWFLAKKVDPRNAAGWFWQTFALGFFSLRYLLKRVRG
- the LOC120657019 gene encoding cysteine protease XCP1-like, coding for MESKLPLLFLYLAFAACSANQHHDPSVVGYSLEDLALPSKLLDLFTSWSVKHSKIYASPKEKVKRYRVFKQNLMHIAETNKKNGSYWLGLNQFADITHEEFKTNYLGLKPGLPKMGAPPRPATAFRYANAVNLPWAVDWRYKGAVTPVKNQGKCGSCWAFSTVAAVEGINQIVTGKLVSLSEQELMDCDTTFDHGCGGGIMDFAFAFIMGNQGIHTEEDYPYLMEEGYCKEKQPDARVVTITGFEDVPENSEISLLKALAHQPVSVGIAAGSKDFQFYKGGVFDGACSAELDHALTAVGYGSSYGQDYIVMKNSWGMNWGEQGFVRIKKGTGKPEGVCGIYAMASYPVKNATHWGA